From Pithys albifrons albifrons isolate INPA30051 chromosome 31, PitAlb_v1, whole genome shotgun sequence:
tcataTCCACCCTGAATctccccagctgcccttggtggcattatttctttctcatgctgtttctcACTACAAAGGAAAGTTTCACCATCTATGGTGGAGAGCACTTCAAGCACTCTCAGGCCTCTCCTGTGCTCTActcagtctccacaccactgAGCCCTGGGCTTTCAGTCCTTATCTATTGCTCATGTGCTTGAGGCCTCCAAGTGCATTCATGGGCCATCTCTGGTCCCTCTCCACGTGTTTAGCCATGACAATGCAGAGCTGCTTGTCCAAGAAAGATGGAGTGACACTTTTTGCCAAGGGTTGTATTGGCAGAAGAAGGCACAGTACCTGAAACTGATTGAGGGGAGATTTacattggatgtcaggaagaaatattttatatgaagGTGGAAGGAgcctggaataggttgcccacTATGTGCAAAAACccgcccctggaggtgtccaaggttGGGAGCTTTGGGCAACCTGAACtcgtggaaggtgtccctggataATGAAAGGGAAAGTTGGTCGAGAGGCTCTttcaggtctcttccaacccaacccattttATCAGTCTTTCATTTCTATATCTCCAATACCCTCACCACAGTGCTGCAAATATCTGCATACACAATGTCAGCATTTTGATGTGACCCAATCCCCAGAGCTTTATAGAAATGAATGAACTGCCATTTTAAAGACATGAATTTCATGGTATTTGGAGGAACCATTCAAAACTCTGAAGTTCCAAAGGAACTAAGAGAAATTTACAACATCTCTACATGAAAAGCTCACCGAGTACTCTGAGTTGGGCCTGTGGCCTTCAGTGTgttggggctgccctggggcttcTCCtccagtgggatgtgccctggtcATGGAACAGCAAAGGCACTTCCTACCCCAGCAATCTGCATCCTTCTGCATGTCAGGCCCTCACTCACTGtccctcactctgctcagtgtttgccttggctcGTGGGTGCACTTGATTAGATCTGCTTGAGTGTTCTGAGGCACAATCCAACACTTAttgccttctgcacccacagcataagaaataCCACTTGCCCTTTCTATGGGGATGGACCTGATGGATGTTTTTGCATTACTGCTTTTAATTCCCCCTTTTGGAAGATGACATTTTCCCAAGCTGGATCAAGATGTTGGGCTCTTTCACAGTTACCTGAAgtaactcagaatcatagaatgtcctgAGTTTCAGAGACCttaaaagatcatctaattccaaccccagtgacatggacagggacaccttccactaggcctCATTGCCCAGAGCTcagtccaacctggccttgaacactccagggatggggcagccacagcttctctgggaaacctgtgccagatcctcagcaccctcagagagaagaatttctccctaatatctcatctgaacctgctctctgtcagtgtgaagccattccctcttgtcctgtcactccaggtccttgtaaacagtctgtgtccatctttcttgtttgcTCCCTTtgggtcctggaaggccacaatttgGTCACCCCAAAggttctcttctccaggctgaacaatcccaattctctcagcctttccccatggcagagctgctccatccctctgatcatcttggtgcctcctctgcacTCATTCCAACAGCcacctgtgctgggaccccagagctggaggcagctctgcaggtggggcaacatccaccCATGTGTGTTCCTGGGAGTGcagtgtggaacctcatggaaacaaagggacattgtgacaccacagaacctcatggaaccaaagggacattgtgacacttcagatTCTCATAGAAACAAAGGAAATCTGGAACATTTCTGAACTTCAAGGAGTCAATgggccactgtgacacttgAGGCCTCACCAAACCAAatggacacagggacactgtggaacctcttGGAGATACGGGGCCAccatgacactgcagggcctcagggaaCACAGGGAACACTGAGACTTTTCAGAATCTCATTGAACCAAGGGGCCTTTGTCTTTTGTggggcctcctggaaccaaatGAACCCCAGGACATTTTGGAAGCTCATGGCATCAAGGTGccactgtggctctgcagagccttatggacAGTGACGGGATGTTGTAccctgatcaggcccagaatctgctcagagaatgcaaacagtgcaggctctctgtgctgagttactgctggcaccaaggtgctggtttggtgttgaattctgctaaaaccagcctggttcaccaaactgcaaatacacatcctgctttttgaaacaggatctgacagataagctgctcactggcctggaaataCAGGACCTGCAATCCCTCCCTGTGTAACTTTAAATCCCAGCCCAAATCTCATATGGCACGTCCTTCCACAGACTGCCTTGAAGtgtgtggagcttctcccatgaagaAGGAGGgttcttcatggtcactgcccaggggttaAGGGAAGGACAGAGATCTGCCCTCTTTATCTGTGTGGTAAATTACAACAATCCCTGCTgaatgattgtttcttttttgctggctttgatacaactgctttaaaataatgcttttgaTACAGAGCACTGCACTATTTTAGGCTATAATATACTATACTAGGAGGTTTTTAGCCTTTCCACagtgtagtaaataattctgatttagATCTTTAATCTGTTCACttatctgtttctttctctgtccatttatgataataaataatacattagATATAAGTACATCTGAtatgccatcattaaaacctgcaggagaaagtgATTCAATCACATCTCTATAATTCCCTAAATTTTAACCACAGAGTAAACCTGAGTCTAAGATTGGACCTTGTCACACTCAGGCTCCTCTCTAAGAAGGGTTTAGAAAGCAATggggtcctttctgcacctcatAGCTCAATGAGGTGCCTTCTCTAATAACCTTTGTCTAAGCCTTCCATATTTGCTGTGACACAATGAGATTCCACAAAGTCTCAAGACACCTTTGGTTCCATGGGCTTTCCCAATGTCACTATGGTCCCCTGATTCCATGAATTTCCACAGTATCTCAGGTTTCTTTTCATTCCATGAGGCCCCACAGAGCCAAAATGGacccttcattccatgaggttcagCAGTGACACAGTGGTGGtttcagagatggtggagcttttttttccctttgcagttggaaatagaatgagaaagaaataaggtCACCAAGGGCAATGGAGGAGGTGCAGACTGGAAAcagggagaaaggaatttctttccaaGGTCAGAGCTGTGGTGAAACACATCCCCCAGAAGGagcctggatcagcccaaggctttatggaagagccagggaggagggagagatgtcagtgcaggaaggtgccagccaggtggggcagtcagggggatgacaacagcctgcagggaaaggggcagggcatggacactgtaggacagcctgggctggagaggagacagggatgtgcagaagctgaaaggccctgacagagccaacttgtgcaggcctttggccatggctgctgtgtgtgccactgatggcatgaggaggcaagtgagccttgcagcccctGGCCCTCAttaaccatagaatcatagatttgattggattggaaaagacctctgagatcatcaggtccaacccttggtccaactccagtccctttactagaccatggcactcagtgtcatgtccaatctcacttgaaaaatctgcagggatggtgaatcaaccccctctctgggcagcccataccaatgcctgattactctctctataaagactttttttctcatctccaatttaaatttccgctggcagagcttgagcccatcgtgcccccttgtcctattgctgagtgcctgggagaagagaccaacccccacctggccacctgaggtcacctctgagcctcctcttctccaggctaaacaacctgagctccctcagcctctcctcacagcacttgtgctccagtcccttcccagccttgttgctcttctgtaCACCCAcaccagcccctcaagatctttcctgaaatgaggggcccagaactgaacacaacactcaaggtgtggcctcaccaatgcagagtacaggggaagggtcacttccctggtcctgctggccacgctagttttgcTCCaagacaggatcccattggccttcttggccacctgggcacactgttggctcatgtcgagcttcctgtcactcagtacccccaggtccctctgcctggctgctctccagccactctgtgcccagcctggagcaatgcagggggttgttgtggccaaagggcaggacctggcacttggccttgctgaacttcatcccattggaatcagcccatctctcaagtctctccagatccctctgcagagccctcctgccttccagcaggtcgacgctccctcccaacttggtgtcatcagcaaatttgctgatgatggtctcaatcccctcatctaaatcatcaataacgatgttaaacaggactggacccaacaatgacccctggggaacaccactggtgaccggccaccagctggatgactccttgtccctgttcagcagcctgggagatgCCACCCCAtcatcctgcccctggcattTCACATCTCcacatccccacatcccagtgccccaccaagagccctgaggaatgagggaggaacaggatctgccttcccaggggctgggtggcatggctgtgatATTTCCTTTACAAGGTCAAGGCTTAGACCTCTCGATTAGTTAAACACATCTGTGTTTATTAACATCAAAGCCAACTTTACTTTGCTTGTCCCACCTTCCATCACtacctccagttttctgctctaactgaatgctggggacattttctccattgtgtccctcagtgggacccattaaaTCTACAAGAAACTTTGCAGTTCAAAGAAGACTTTCTATTCTTGAGAGGTTTTCTCAAGTTCCACTCAGGGCCTGGTGTTCAGGGATTAAGCACGAAATTCCCCCcaggggctgttgctgtgctgctgagctgggccgggctcctggcacacagggagctcctggcaagcgggcagtgctacagagagacagctctgcccaggagcagctcctgtgcacagcccagcagggctcagggcactgcctgcagacacccagggcacaggagagaaGTAAGACACTGATGAGAGGCTTTGTGGAGTGTCAGAATGCTGAGAGTTCACTGATGGAATCACCTGAACAGTCCTTAACACAGTAAGTCTCTGGGTTCAGGGCGATACAGGAGTGTGCTGGAGGGCTCTCCCAGAGCTCACACATGTTGCTGCAGCTCACATTTGGCAGGATGGCTCTCAGGGTTCCTTTTTGTGGAGGACGACATACTCCAGAGCAAGGATTACCTGTGCCATCAACAGAGAGACACAGCATGAAATCTTTCTTCTGGGGATGGCACAAGGGTGGGAAGGTGGGTGCttagccaggggtgcccagggcttcTCTGTCCGAGCAGGGTCCCTTCATTCAGGGGACTGagtgtcagggcaggggctctgctgctgccaggggcactctcagccttcctggggatctcccagggtgctccagggaTAAGATCTGGGTGAAGGTGTGACacctgtcagggcagggtccttCTGCAGGTGAATGGGTGCAGTGGGgtcagagctgctcacagctccagatcaCCCAAGGTTACTTTAATAAAGACATCAAGGCAGCATTAACCTGAAGGGAGAGTCTGTGCTTTGGGTTTTCCACTCTTCGTGGTCTCGGGGGGGAGATGGAGatggcaatttatttttcttctcatatgAAGGCACTGAGATTCCATTTCTCATGAATTTCTGAGCTTCTTCCAAACCCCAGCACAACCAGAACTGCCTCTGGGcattgccctgtgctgggagggctctacagggcagagctgagcacccagggccGGGATGGGCTttgggagcactgccagggcacagccctgggcacagggaagcagctgctggcagggacatctccaggcagcagagccctgggcagggagtgagaGGGAGTTGCTGCTGAAATGCCGTGGCAGAGCAGTTAGGGCAGCTCTGGCCATCTCCTACTCTGCTgattttttcccagaagaagCCCCTGATCTCCTCCAATAGCCAGGAGAGCCTCTACCTCAAAGGCCATGGGGTCAGGGGCATCTCTTGACACACAGAGCCCTGATGAGGGGAAACTCCCTTTGCCCATCTGCTTGTCCCTGTGGGGTGTCCAGAGGAGTGGGGCAAAATTTCcccatttctcctcctcttcatgcTGCCTTTGTTCCCAGCTCAGGTGGGAGCTCCAGGCAATGGGTCTACAGGACTCTCCACTGAGGATGTAACACCTCTGGGACattcagccctttccctggatgatcctgctgtgctgcaggctgccttcctgaagggcacagctgtgccattgcagctctgtgttccccacagcccctcagcaccgaggccatggcagtggggctgcaaggtgtgtgcaggcagctgcaatgagccctgtgtgcccctggctgggaggggagagctgagatCTGCCTTGGGTAGGATGAGACAGGATGAGGAGTTTGGAGATGTGCACTTGCAAACTGAAGtcaccagctctcagcagtgtgcagcttctcctcatGAGAACACTTGAGTGCCCTTGCCCTGCAGGTcaaagaggtgacagccttgggcagctgagagcagggctgaAGGACACACTGTCTGCCCCACACTGCAGGAATGGACGATCCCTTTGATTCACAGGACCTGCCAGGTTTCTCTTAGACATGAGTATAAATGCAAAGGATTTGTGCCTTAAAAACTCCACTCCCTGTGGTGGAGCAactagaaggaaagaaaaaacaactatgagtccacagctgtgctgtgcagtcgTTTGAACTGTGAGTGACAAGGCTGAGAAGCTGTTTAGTGCCAtgaatgagtttaaaaaaacatcaCTCCCAGTtcctatttatttatctgctgTTGTAGAGTAAAACTGATTCCTGTAGAAAATCAGCAGAGCTCGTTAATCCTTAGAGCTTTCTGAGCCAGGCCTCTCCAGAAGTCCTAAAATGACCAGCCAAAGAATTCTTGAGAGTGAGAAGAGGTGATTTAAAGGGTTTACATGAGGACAGGCATAGTTCTTTTTTCAGAGACATCTACAGTAACTACttactgctttttctgcttggaCAGGTGCCAGTACCCAGAGACAGtaaatgtccaacagcagctccatcagccacttcctcctcctgccattggcagacacgcggcagctccagctcctgctcttgtggatcttcctgggcatcttcctggctgccctcctgggcaacggcctcatcatcagcacCATAGCCTGtaaccaccacctgcacacccccatgcacttcttcctgctcaacctgtccctcacagacctgggctccatctgcaccactatccccaaagccatgcacaactccctctggggcACCAGAACCATCTCCTACATTGGGTGTGCTActcaggtctttttttttctcttcttcatcaTAACAGAGtattccctcctcaccatcatgtgctacgaccgctacgttgccatctgcaaacccctgcactacgggaccctcctgggcagcagagcttgtgcccacatggcagcagctgcctgggccactccgtttctctactctctgctgcacacagtcaatacattttccttgcccctctgccatggcaatgccctgggccagtttttctgtgaaatcccccagatcctcaagctctcctgctcaaactcctacctcagggaacttggtCTCATGGTGGTTAGTGCTTTTCTATTTGtgggttgtttcattttcattgttttctcctatgtgcagatcttcagagctgtgctgaggatcccctctgagcagggacggcacaaagccttttccatgtgcctccctcacctggctgtggtctccctgtttgtcaccACTGTCTTCTTTGCCTACCTGAagcccctttctctctcctccccatccctggatctggtggtgtcagttctgtactcagtggtacctccaacactgaaccccctcatctacagcctgaggaaccaggagctcaaggatggtctgaggaaaatgatgactggatgctttgcagcagccagagactccctgctttgctttgccaatGGCTCATAGTGTATGtcatgagagaccaaggctgttctcatttataattttgctttttttcctcctcctgattTTATGTTATtcaaaaaatgtcattattcaTTCTCCTCCACTTTTTTACCCCCTCCATTTTTTGTGACTAAGCCCAAGGACTGCCCTGGACTTGTGGATTGGGATAAGGCACTTTATTAAATCAAAAGCCACAGTTTGAGTGCACAAGTGGAGAGGAAAATAACCAGGTTTATTCTCTACATCCCATCAGCAGAGATGTCTGGCCCCCTCCCAGGAAGCCAGGCTTTGGCACATGGGGTGGCTGATCAGCAGGCAAATATTGTAAAGAATGGAAACCcccattcctcctcctttcctcgGCTTTTATACCTGAGCTGATGTcacatggtctggaatatccctttggtcagtctGGCTCCgctggcctggctgtgtcccctcccaggatcttgccctcGACTGGGGAAGGAATGTTGCagagctgatgctgtgccagccctgctcagcagcagccacaacaCTGCTGTGTTCTCAACCCCTGTCCAGCTcccagtgcaaagcacagcactgggagggctgctgtggggacatgaactgcagctcagccagaggcaaaatatttccataaggTTCCTCAGTGCCCCAGGATTCccttggttccatgaggccTTGAAGTGTCAAAATGGCATTTTGATTCCCTGACAGCTTGACAATGGTCCCTTGATTCTATGAATCCAAAGGTCTCAGGACTCCTTTGCTTTAACGAGGCTTcacatgtcacaatggcccATTGGTTCCATGTGTTTCCCCAGTGTTACAATTGCACAATGATTACATCAGATTCCAGAGTGTCCAAGGattcctttgattccatgaggttctgcactGTCACAATTGTCTCTTTGGCTTCATAAGGCCCCTCAGTTTAACAATGACTccttgattccatgagtttctgcagtgtcccaagACTCCTTGCAGTCCATGAGGCCCTGTAGTCTCACAATGATCTCCtgattccatgaggctccacagcCTCACAGAGtcccttttccttccatgaggctccacagtgTCACAAAGGGCTTTGGTTTCCATGaggtcctgcagtgtcacaacaGAACCTTGATTCCATGATgttcccaagtgtcagaatgGCCACTGGATTGATAACAAGGcattccacagtgtcccagagTTCCTTTGGCTCCATAAGGACCTAAAGTGTCACAAAGGacccttgattccatgagtttccacagagtCCCAGAGttccttttgtttctgagaGAAAATGACTGGAGGTAAAAACAGGGGAATCAAGTTATATTCACATCCTAACAGAAGTTGCAATGGTTCACAAAGTTCAGGTGAAGGTCCATCAGGAGTGTTTGCATAATCCTTATTTTAACACCCTCAGCATGAACTGAACCTGTTTGTACCTCATtaaatctttcctctcttttggccatctcttcttccctcccccaaatACTCCATTCCTTTTGTCCCGGTTCCTCCTGACTCACCTAAATCCTTCACttggatgggctcagctttgtgatgcCCTTCATGacccctgagcatctgcctgcccacCTTGGCCGGTCAGTccctgggaac
This genomic window contains:
- the LOC139684079 gene encoding olfactory receptor 14J1-like; amino-acid sequence: MSNSSSISHFLLLPLADTRQLQLLLLWIFLGIFLAALLGNGLIISTIACNHHLHTPMHFFLLNLSLTDLGSICTTIPKAMHNSLWGTRTISYIGCATQVFFFLFFIITEYSLLTIMCYDRYVAICKPLHYGTLLGSRACAHMAAAAWATPFLYSLLHTVNTFSLPLCHGNALGQFFCEIPQILKLSCSNSYLRELGLMVVSAFLFVGCFIFIVFSYVQIFRAVLRIPSEQGRHKAFSMCLPHLAVVSLFVTTVFFAYLKPLSLSSPSLDLVVSVLYSVVPPTLNPLIYSLRNQELKDGLRKMMTGCFAAARDSLLCFANGS